The sequence TAAAAAGAAAAATAGAGTTGATTTTCTGAAAATTTCAATCTGATGCATAAATAGAATTTTCTTACCCCTAGATATTCATTAAGGATAAAAAACCTGCTTTTACTTGTTTAGCAGAGGGAGATACGGAACGAGATAAGGGGATAAAGGGAAGAATTACTAACTCTTTTAATCCAAAATCCTTTCTTCGTAGCGTGTCCGAAGGACATAATCCAAAATCTAAAATTTAAGAGAGATTAATTATGAATGTACAAGATAAAACACAATCCAAAATCCAAGGTTGTCCTTTTCACAAAGAGAAAATTGGAGAGGAATATCAGCCTTTTGTTAATCCTCAATTAGAAGACCCTTATTCATTTTATGATTTTGCTCGAAGCGAACAACCTGTATTTTACAGTTCGGTATTGAGTGGCTATGTTATAACTCGCTATTCCGATATAATTTCTATTCTCAAAGATTCGGTTAAATACTCTTCCAAAGATAATTTACAGCCAATTGGAGAATACACAAAAGAAACCATCGATGTCTTACGTACCGGCTTTCCCTTCGTTTCCGATTTGGTGAATAGTGATGGCGATCGCCACAAGTTTTTACGTGCCCCTTTACAAAAAGCATTTGCACCGGCGAAACTAAAATCGATGGAAGGTTCTATTGCTGCAATAGTTAATAGATTAATTGATAATTTTATTAATGATGGTCGAGTTGACATCCTTGATAAATTTGCTTATCCCTTACCTTTGGAAGTAATTTTCACTCTCTACGGTGTACCCTTAGAGATGATACCAGATTTTAAACATTGGGGTTATCAAACTACAAAGTTATTTTCTTCAGCTTTAAGTCCAGAGGAACAGTTGGAATGCGCTCGTAGCTTTGTGTCAATTCAATATGCTGTGGCAAATTTAATTGAGGAAAAACGCTTTGCTCCCAAAGATGATTTAATCAGTACTATCATCGATTCTGAACTCACAACCCCTGATATGGTAATCGTTTTATACGGTTTGATAGTTGCAGGGCATAAAACAACTTCTCATTTGATAGGGAATGCATTAAAAGTCTTGTTGGAGAAACCCGGTTACTGGAAAGCAATTAGCGAAAATCCATCAATTATTCCCGCAGTATTGGAAGAAGCACTTAGATATGATGCTCCCATTCCTGCAATGATTCGGACTAATAACGAAGAAGTTGAAATAGCAGGAGTCAAAATTCCTGAAAATAGCAAATTATTTTTGATGTATGGTTCTGCAAATCGAGACGAAAATCATTATCAAAATGCATCAGAATTTGACATTAAACGCTTCCAAAATCAAACATCCGACCATTTAGCATTCGGTCATGGAGTACATCGCTGCATTGGTTCGGGTTTAGCTTTGATGGAAACAAGAATTGCTTTTGAATTGTTATCAAAAAGAATTCCCAATTTAAAAATTCAGCCAAATCAAGAATTGAATTACATTCCTACCTTGATGACAAGAGGTTTTACAAGTTTGATTCTCGAATGGTAATGGGTAATAGAGAAAATTAAATTTATTAACTCCTAACCTTTGACCTTTGACCTTTAACCTTTAACCTCTAACCTTAATCATGATTCAACAAAATAATACACAATCTACTAAAACCTGTCCTTTTCATGCAGGTAAAGAATATCAACCTTTCGTTGAACCACAATTGGAAAATCCTTATTCATTTTTTCAAATAGCTAGAAATCAAGAACCTGTATTCTATAGCTCCGTAGTCAATGCTTATGTAATTACAAAATACGAAGACGTTCTTAATATACTCAAAAATCCGACAATCTATTCTTCAGCGAAGAGCCTACAAACTGCTGGAGATATGACACCGGAAGCCGGAAAAGTATTACAGCAAGGTTTTCCTTTTGTATCTTTAATTAATAGCGATGGAGAAAAACACAGACGTTTGCGCTCTCCTTTTCTCAAGGTATTTGCTGCGGATAAACTGGCGAAAGTAGAAGGTTCAATTTATGCGATCGCGAATAGATTGGTCGATAATTTTATTAATGATGGCAGTGTAGAAATTGTCTCGAAGTTCGGTCATCCCTTACCCCTAGAAGTTATCTTAACTATGTATGGGGTACCTTTAGAAAAAATGGAGCAGGTGAAAAAGAGCGGTAGTGATATATCAATGTTCTTTTCATCCAAATTAACACCAGAACGTCAAATAGAATGCGCTCAAAGTTATGTTTCTTTGCAGCATTATATAGCAAGTTTAATCGAGCAAAAACGTTCCGCTCCTGGAAACGATTTAATTAGTCAATTATTAACCAGCGACTTGACTACACCGGAAATAGTTTTAATGCTATGTGAAATGATTATAGCCGGACATAAAACCAGTGCAAATTTAATCAGTAAAGCATTGAAATTACTTTTAGATACCCCAGGAGCATGGCAAGCTTTACATGAAAATCTATCGTTGATTCCCATAGCTGTAGAAGAAGTACTCCGATACGATACACCAGCTCAATCAATGATTCGAGTCACAACTCAAGAAGTGACAATTTCGGGAGTACAAATTCCTAAAGATAGTCGTTTATTAGTACTTTACGGTTCCGCAAACCGCGACTCTGAAAAATACGAAAACGCAGATAAGTTCAATATCGAAAGATTCAAAGATGCTCCTGTTGACCATTTAGCATTCAGCCACGGAACTCACCACTGTACTGGCTCCAACTTAGCTAGAAGAGAAGTAAGAATTGCTTTGGAAGTACTATCTCAAAGATTACCCAATTTACGAATAACTTCTAATCAAGAACTACATCATCTACCAATATTGACCAACCGGGGTTATGAAAGTCTTTACTTAGAATGGGATTAGCGCAGAGTTAGGAGGACAGGGTTATGAGTTATGAATTTTCTGTCTACTTCTTTGCTCCTCTTGATTATTTTTGCAATGACTAGAAGAGAAAGCTGTTTTTAACTTCATCGTAGGATACAAGCCCTGCCATTGATGGCAGCCCCCTAAATTCCCCAATAATGGGGACTTGAAATTATTTTTTTCCCATAATTGGGGGTTAGGGCGTGTTTTCAAGCCCCAACCGCTCTCAGGCTAAAGCCTGGAGCTACAGCTACAAAGCCCCCAAAGGGCTAAAAAACCAGATTTTTCTAGTCCGCGCAGGCGGACTTTGTAGGTATAGCCTCACCCTTATAGGGTGAGGAGTACTTTTGAATCAGCAACGCCAAAATTCTTATCAATCCCAAATTTATAAATATGGTGGGTGGTTACATTTTGACCATCCACCATTTGTTTGTAAAGTTTAGAAAAAGTAAGCAGAGATTTAGATTTAATTATTCAATCTCAAAAAGAATAACTATCGAAACTTCAAATGTAGGCATAAAAAATAATTAGAATTGATTCCTACATCGGAACAGAAGCCTAAACTGGGTTTGCTGGAATTCAATTCAATGTTTATTACAGTAATTATCAGCAGTAAGCATAAAAACCTATGTGAAATTCATCAATGTTTTTATTCCTTTAGGATTATTTGCAATTATTCACAAGAGTTATATAAAGGCTAGTGACGCTTATGAAACAGATACCAACTTTTCATAGAAATTGTCACTTTAGTGTAACTTTTAGTAAGCAAAATTATGGCAACTCAAACCAACACAACTCCTGAAGAAGAATTAAACCAACCACAACCACAACAAGCTGTAAACAACACTCCTCCGTCAGATTCCTCTGCCGGAACAGAAGCTGACACTCCTGCTGCCGGAACAGAAACCGATGCACCTGCCGCCGGAACAGAAACCGATACACCTGCTGCCGGAACAGAAACCGATACACCTGCTGCCGGAACAGAAGCTGACACACCTGCCGCCGGAACAGAAACCGATACACCTGCTGCCGGAACAGAAACCGATACACCTGCCGCCGGAACAGAAGCTGACACTCCTGCTGCCGGAACAGAAACCGATACACCTGCTGCCGGAACAGAAACCGATACACCTGCTGCCGGAACAGAAGCTGACACTCCTGCTGCCGGAACAGAAACCGATACACCTGCTGCCGGAACAGAAACCGATACACCTGCTGCCGGAACAGAAACCGATACACCTGCTGCCGGAACAGAAACCGACACTCCTGCTGCCGAAACAGAAACTGATACACCTGCTGCCGGAACAGAAGCTGACACACCTGCAAATAATGCTGGTCTAACCGCTCAAAACGATAGCTATACCGTTGCTTCCGGTCAGCCTTTAAATGTAGATGCAGCGACAGGGGTATTAGCAAATGATACGGGTGCCGAAGGTGCAAATTTAAGGGCTACGGTTGTCGATGCTCCCGATAGCGGAAGCTATACCTTTACTAGCGATGGGTCATTTACCTACACTTCCCTCGATGGATTTAGTGGAACAGATACCTTTGTCTATACGGTTAGTGACGGTCAGTCAACCTCCGAACCTGCCACTGTAGAAATTAATGTTGAAGCTCCACCACCAGGAAGCAATACCGCTCCGGTAGCTCAAAACGATAGCTAT comes from Rivularia sp. PCC 7116 and encodes:
- a CDS encoding cytochrome P450, which translates into the protein MNVQDKTQSKIQGCPFHKEKIGEEYQPFVNPQLEDPYSFYDFARSEQPVFYSSVLSGYVITRYSDIISILKDSVKYSSKDNLQPIGEYTKETIDVLRTGFPFVSDLVNSDGDRHKFLRAPLQKAFAPAKLKSMEGSIAAIVNRLIDNFINDGRVDILDKFAYPLPLEVIFTLYGVPLEMIPDFKHWGYQTTKLFSSALSPEEQLECARSFVSIQYAVANLIEEKRFAPKDDLISTIIDSELTTPDMVIVLYGLIVAGHKTTSHLIGNALKVLLEKPGYWKAISENPSIIPAVLEEALRYDAPIPAMIRTNNEEVEIAGVKIPENSKLFLMYGSANRDENHYQNASEFDIKRFQNQTSDHLAFGHGVHRCIGSGLALMETRIAFELLSKRIPNLKIQPNQELNYIPTLMTRGFTSLILEW
- a CDS encoding cytochrome P450; the encoded protein is MIQQNNTQSTKTCPFHAGKEYQPFVEPQLENPYSFFQIARNQEPVFYSSVVNAYVITKYEDVLNILKNPTIYSSAKSLQTAGDMTPEAGKVLQQGFPFVSLINSDGEKHRRLRSPFLKVFAADKLAKVEGSIYAIANRLVDNFINDGSVEIVSKFGHPLPLEVILTMYGVPLEKMEQVKKSGSDISMFFSSKLTPERQIECAQSYVSLQHYIASLIEQKRSAPGNDLISQLLTSDLTTPEIVLMLCEMIIAGHKTSANLISKALKLLLDTPGAWQALHENLSLIPIAVEEVLRYDTPAQSMIRVTTQEVTISGVQIPKDSRLLVLYGSANRDSEKYENADKFNIERFKDAPVDHLAFSHGTHHCTGSNLARREVRIALEVLSQRLPNLRITSNQELHHLPILTNRGYESLYLEWD